The DNA region TCTCCCCCAACATATCTTTCTTTACCTTTACCCTTTAAAAGTCCACCATGGTAAAATCTCAAAGTAATCAGTTCGAAAGACATTTTACAACCTGAAAATTGTACAGTTCGATTTAAGAAGTAAAGTCACACACAACTACGTATTACAACATATTGGACATATATAAGCATCAAACACAGTagaattgaagaagaaaaaaagtctAAAAAAACCTAGTTCTAGTCGCAATAAACAATACTAACATTATACCACTTTTATAAACACAATACTACTTTTTTTAAACATATTCAAGCATTTACCATGACATTTACACAGTATAATCGATAAACAACTAAACATGTAAAAAACCCTAGATGTAGTCGATTTACACAAAATAAAGTAAGAGAACAGGCTAACCTTTTAACAAAAGAGCTTTATCTAGTCGTGAAATATGTGTGATCTTCACGAAAATCACCAAAAACACCAGTGCAACCCTTAAATCAGTAACCCTAACTTCGATTATAGGTGTAATAAAGAGATGAACTCAACAAACACAAGAAAATCCAACAAATATTGTCCAGATTGTGTTGAATCTCGTCAGAAGTTGAAGGATTTCATATGGATCAATTGGTACGTAGGGTTTTTTTAACGGGAGGGTGAAAGAAAGAGTACATTAGGTGTAAATCGGGTGTGGTAAATGAAATGGAGGGTGAAACGAATCAGGTTTGGGTTTAATGGATCGGGTCGACGTAAATTAATTCATTTAATACGTGGCAACACGGTAGGGCGAGTGACTACCACGTTTTTATTAAAACTTGGGTTTGGGTGTCCGGAGGGGTAATTTATGACTTTTGCCTAGTTAAAACATGTAAGAATGGACAAAACCCATGTTACAATGGAATTTatgtatattgtatatatatttgtattgaCTATTCAAGGTTAATTGAGTCCCACAAAGCAAGTAACATAATAAATTGGTACAATGAACCTAAATCAAACGACTTCGACATATCTGAAGAATAAGATAGATATATACAAAAAGAATTGGAAGGACATTTTTTTTCCAGAGCTCTAACTATATGGCGGTAAAGGTGACAATGGTGATGGAGGGTGAAAATTTTAGTGATGGAAGAAGGGaggagtaaaatgggttaggggttaTGAGGTGATAATGCCACGTGatatccacctcatcaaatgtcagtgTCACGTAGGATACGATATCTAAGGTGGACAACTTTAATGGAGGAGGGGTGTATTTGGACACAAAGTATAacaaggggtatatttggcccttctcCGGGCTAATAGCATATATGACCCAAAATGATAACGGCGGTGACATTTTTTAGCCCAACTATTAACGAGTAACATGAATGAAccttttctgatagttcgatggcatatttgagcctttccCGTATATTTTATCTTATACCAAAAAAAGGAATTAAAACACAATAAAAATTTATCTACACCCAGATATTTATACAAAACTGCACTTCTTTACCATAGTTAAgtaataaataaggtaaaaatGTACATTAGTTCATGGCAAAAGTCATAGACAACCCCCTAAACTTTTTCACGTATTCTTTATGGCTACCTAAACCTAAGCTTATTCCAATTTGCCTACATGGCACCTCATCTTTGCTGCACTCAAACTGGGCGCGTGAAGGGCATTTATATATTTACAGGCCAATCAAAAAATGACATGTCAACAAATTAAAAAAAGCCAAAatctgaattaaaaaaaaaagaggaggggGGGAAATCCCCTTGTCTTCCCCAATTCTTCACCGGCCAAATCCCCTCGAAGAACTCAAACCTTAAATAATCCACAACACaagaagaacaaaaatatcaaaatagaTTTCCGTTGTTTCTAATTGTACCATGGTTGGATTTCTGATTTCCTTTGCAGTTACAAATGCGGATTTTTGAGTTCGAATTGCGTGAAGTTAGCGGGATGAAGACATTTGGTATATATAAGTTTGGGGCTAGCCCATTGTTTCCGGTGAATGGATCAAATGGAATGGAGAAAAAGAATGGGGAATGGCTGGATAGATGGGTAGGGGTGtagaaaaaaaagtatttttattttttattcacaATTCAATTTTTGAATGATTTTTTTTAGTCTAAATTCCACGTGTCCTCATTTAATTCGTAGTTTTGCACATCATTCATGAGTGGACTACACTCTCTTTATATTTTTTCCTGATTGTCAAAATGGTGCTTAGGTGGTATAAATTCAAAATAATATAGGTGTCAAATTAAAACAAGTTTAAATTTAGATAGCCATGAAGAATATGTGGAAAAATTTAAGGACTGTCTACGACTTTTGCCTTAATTCATTATAATTTGGTGATGGAAGAGTATGCAAACACATACATTATTGGTTTGCATAAAAGTCGTGTACCGGTAAGCATTTACTGAGAACACCCTGGCTAGGAAAAAATTCCTTTTCTAAAATATTAGAGAACAAGCTTCTTACACttctaaattaaaaaataataatcttaACTTAAGAGATTTAAAAGTTGCAAGGGATTATTAATTTTAAACACGAGGTTTTAAAAGGAAACCGAAGAGATAATTTATATAAAGCACGAGAGATTATTAATAAATTGCTAGAGATCAATTTCTTTAAACAGAGGAAATGGTTTCCTGTGGGCACTTATAATTTGAATGGAGAAAATGACTCTTTCAGATATTTTGTGTGTTATTTTCAGATCTCTTACGTATAAAAATGGAAATCTCTTGTACAATAGacaaaaactaaaataaaaataaaaaattaacattgAAGATTTTAAAACAAATCAAAAGAGATAGTAGTTTATATGAAAATTGAGAgatcattaacaacaacaacaacatacctggTGTCTCCCAGAaatggggtctggagagggtaaaaTGTACGCGGACTTTACCCCTACCTTTATGGGTAGGGAGActatttctgatagaccctcggctcgagAGAAAAACAAGATTCGAAGcatgacataaaaaaaaaaaaaaaaagtaaacagaTACAGTAGTAGACAGACAGGCAAAAATTGAGAGATCATTAGTAACTGAAAACATTTGGAATTTAACGAGATTATTAATTTTGAACACATGAAATCTCAGTGTGTACGGtaaaaccggatatgagtcaaaccGGTGAGACGAGGAACCGAAGGAAGAAGAGGACGAGAGCATACATGAAGACTTGTATTCCGAATCGGAggaacgcttggaccggagcTAAGCAGAGGCACCATTTGGTCCGGTTTTTTCACCACCGGGCCggtcgaggccgttagtccgATTATCCGTGGTCATTGGTCCGGTAGAGCCGTTACGCGTGAGCCACGCgtcggtagcgtcctgccatggtcaaccaccaaccatgcgtgtgtcagtaCGACTTGCCTAATCCGTTCAGAGTTGTCCTTCTCTGTACCTTTTAATGATTtgtattgtatgaggcccatagaggcaacactataaatagaggtcaTCCCCGTCCTTTGAGGGGGTTGGCTTTTTCAtcttccaagaacacttgtaatagaaaaacatatatgcaatctctctcaAATTGCAGACTCGGTCCGTAACAATTATTTCCATTTCCATTGTGCTTCTTCAAACAAGTATTGCATATCATTTAGCAACACTAATACACTTCATCAACTGCTTTGCTACATAACGTTCATATACCCCATTTCCCCACGACATATtgagatccaagcacatatcctatacccactaacaaattcaattgattatccaaattcgggataAACACTCGTAGcaacaaaaaataatttatataataTTCTAGGATTACCTATGGGCATATCAAGGAGTTTGTATCAACTATAAATGCCAGAGTATATATGTAAGGAGGAGCTATAATAGGTGTGAGAAACTCACAAAGAAATAAGAGGAGTTACCAATAACCGAAGATTTATAATATTAATCTGATACCAGTACTTGTTTAACTAGTTATGGATGACCTACCCAATAGAATACAAAATGCAGTACACCTTGGTGTGTCAATTGACGAAAGATACATGCTATATGCAAATGATGGTGTGTCAATTGACGAAACTTTCAAGGGAGTCAACCAAAATTTGGAACTATGACGAAGCACTTAGAGGGCAATGGTTTAGGATACATAGAAGAAAGATCATATGATTGCAAGTACTGTCCCCATAACAAGAATGATCtctgagaaccattaacatatcaaattacatcaaaatctaggaAATACAGCATGCTGCACCATACAGCTGGTAGAATTGCTCCAGAAATGATAGTAATAGAATAAAATGTTGATGACATACCTGCTGCACTTTAGTAGCAATTTTCTGGTATAGATCATTGAGCTCTGACAAATACATCTCCTTCATAGACTTTATCTGCATTAAAAAATTTCATTAAGTCAATTGTGCAAATGTCAAGACTGGATTCCCATGTGGATAGGTGATAATTAGATCACCTGTTCAATGCAGTAGAGAACAAACTACAGAATCTTCATGAAAGAACCTTCCAGATTAAAAGGTTAAAAGTGAAGGGGAAGAGGAAGACTACACCTCATTAAAATCCATTTTGCACGACATGTGAGGGTCAATTTCCAAGATGTGATCATAGACCAGACCAGCCAGGAGGAACTCGAATATACTTTTCTACAGTTGGTTGGGAGATATAATATGGTTtaatgaaaatcatcattttTTTGTTTTCACTTTACATCTTTATTTCAATGAAGCAAAGTGAGGGGAAACAATGGAATAATACCGATATATTTGGCTTCACAAGTAAAAAAACATGTTGATGTTGTATGCTTATTCTTGGAGAGCTTTAAGTATTCCAACTTAATCCTAGCTAGTAAGCCAAGTCAAGTATTTAAGTAGAAGAAAGTAGAGGGAGGACCCATTATCAACTGCGTTTTGAAGCAGGAAACGACGAGTTTCTCGGTTATCCAAAAAATTGGAAAAACAAATATACCAACTAATACAGATGAATGGGCATCTTTTCACACAGAACAACATTTTCTCATAGCCATATATTCAGGTTAATACTTCTTGCATGAATAGGTTTACCCTTGAAActagcaataaaaaaaattagtttccCGGAAATAAAGCAAATTAGGGACATACCATGAGGACCCTAACCTGAACTTACGGACATATTACCTCAAGAAGTCAGATAATACATAACAACATTCAACTATCTAGAATCActtaatcaaaagaaaaaaataaattgtaaCAAGTCAATTTATCGAATCTACTTAACTTCTCAATTAGGCCAGTAGAAAATGTAAAGAATTGCTAGAGCTATAACATCGGATTGAGAAGGCCTCAAAATGAAGGGGCATAGACAACAAGAATTCATATAGCCTACCCTAACTTGATTGCGGcatagttgttgttattgttgtttcttGAGTACTTCACTTCTCAATTGAGAATATATCAATTTCTAACACGTTATCTGTAATGTGCTTAATTTTCTATTTCTTCTACGAATTGGAATACCGTAAAAGTGCCTTGCGGCAAGGGGTATGACCATGAATTTGCTGAACGTTTATTTTGGTAAACCTCCTCTATTACTCCATCAACCACAGGAAGTATTTCACAGCATTCAGCTACTTCTTATATTGTTGTAACCAGTCAGTTTATCAAAATCTACTTCACTTGTCAATTGCCAAAACATCAATTTCCAGCAATTCATCAGTAAATTCCTCAGTTTTCAACACCCTGTGTAGACAAAAATACCATTGGAAAAACCATACCTTTTGGTAAACCTCCTCCTGCCAATCAGCTGCATTTGCATTTCCCGTCTGAGCTGTAGAATCTAAAGATGCTACAAATAAACCGAGAGTTGAGGATAGCACAAATATTGAAGGGCTTGACTCCTTACAGCATTGTGTTGGATATTTAAGTAATAttcgtactttttttttttaattgagaaaCTATATTCATGCACTATAGTTGTCATCCAAATGTCCTTGTGTAAGAAAGTTAAGTTTCTCACTCTAGACCAGGACGACTGGGTATTTGGTAGTATACTAATATTAAGTAAATTTAAAAATACAATAAGATTTTCATCTTTTAATTAAAGATCAAATGCATCTTTCAGATCTCATTCTTTCTGAGTTTCCATGATAGTATGGTTAAGCTGATCAGAACAGCAAGATCACTTGGTGACATTCCACCACTCAAAGACTAGTCATTTTTACTTTAAAAAATGTAAAACAGCGGTTAAAATAGTGTATTAGTAAAAAATGTAAAACAGCGGTTAAAATAGTGTATTAGTCCTATACCTTCACATACAAGGCATGAAAGGTGGAAATATCTAAGAATGAGACCGCTATAGAATGATTTATGAGACCTAATTGAAAGCTTTAATTAAGAAAAATACATACTTGATGAGGCTTCTGGTGCGGCTCTTTGTGATTGATATAGCTGCTTCTGCTGTTCCATTGCATTCTGATGTTGAAGCAAGGGAGCTGATGTTTGAAGCCTCTGTTGCATTTCCCTTTGCAATTGATTCGTCTGTTGCTGCAAACCCAAAGGTGGTTGTAACTGTCCTGGTTGTGATTGACTCTGAGACATCATTTGCTGTTGTGCTGGCTGTGACTGCGATTGTTGACCATGACTTGGTAACAAGGTTGTAGCACCCTGCAGCATTTGTTGTTGTCCAGGAACTTTtgattgttgcaacatatggatAGGGTGCTGATTAGACGTCAAGCCAGGGTTACCAGGTTGTTGACTTCCAGACAACTGTTGCTGCTGGACCCCAGCAATATTACTTTGAGACCCCAACTGCTGCTGATGCATATTTTGAAAGTTGTTTTGCTGATTAAACTGCTGCTGCTGCAGACTGTTATAGTTGTTCTGTTGGCTCACTAGCCTCTGCTGCACATCAGGCATCGGATTCTGTCGGCCCATCAGTTGGTTCTGCTGGAGGTTTGCAACATTTGTCTGTTGTGCAATCAGCTGCTGTtgctgttgctgttgttgttgttgatgctgtTGCGCTGGTAAAATTGGTTGCTGTAGCATTGacgattgttgttgatgaaagaTGGGAGCCTGCTGTCTCATAACTGATTGTTGTCGTTGGTGAAGTACAGATTGAGTTGGCTGTTGAACGGTAGACTGTTGATTTTGCTGAAGGTTGGACAAAGAAGTTGATTGCATTGAAGAAGGTTGCATCATAGCTTGCTGAGAAGATTGTGTCTGAGTAGGCTGTAGAAGGTTCTGTTGCTGTTGTTGCTGCTGGTCCTGCGGCTGCTGCTGTTGCTGCATGTGAGATTGCATCAAGGACTGTGATGTGTTTCCCGGCTGAAATTTCTGCTTCATCATCTGCTGCAGCTGCTGCTGGTAAAGATATTGCTGTGTTGTCTGTGATTGCTGCTGTTGCTGTTGAGAAAGAACCTGTTGTTGTCTTCCCTGCATCTGCCTCTGAGAATTAGGAATCATATTGTGAGGCATGCCTTGACCAATGGCACTTCCTACTGAGGTTTGACCAACATTTGGCATAGTTTGCAAATTTGGATTCTGGCCCCTAACATTTTGCATGGCACCCTGCGTCAAATTACTCACAGGAGGAAGTGCGGGAGTCAAACTAGCAGAATTTTGCAGCCCAGTTGATGCCATGTTGTTCTGAATGTTTTGCTGCATCAGCGGTTGTCGTGTTTGATTTTGATTGGCCAGTACAGGAAGTTGCTGTGCTTGGCTGTTAACTTGGGACTGTATGCTGTGGGATCCTACAGAAATGAATCAAAAAGAAACAGTCAAGATGCTTTCAAATAACTAACAAACATAATAACATTAGAAGAAAATACAAACAAGCAGCAAAAGTTAACACGTATTTTGTAGTTTAAGATACGAGAAACAGAAGTCATTGCTTTGTGAAAACTGATTCCATAATACTAAAGAGAACTTTGACTCCGTTACTTATTAGACAATTAAACATTCCAAAATACTAAAGAGAACTTTGACTAAGTTACTTATTATTTAGACAAATAAACAACAGTACGTAGTACTTCAAATGATCAGCTTTTCCTCTGTCCCCCCCTTTTTTTGGGCAGCTAATCTAAAAAAACAGTGGGAATGTAGCGAAAGAGCAGGGGTTGGACTCTGACCTAGAGCACAAACAATACTAACTAGTAGTAGTCACCTAAAATATTATAGATAAGTCAAGGATTAGTACAATGGTTCAAGCTTCTAAAATTTACAGTACCCTTTGTAGCTACAGGAGCAAAAAATTTCAACAGCAGAATGAAGTAATTAGGTTTATATAAAACGTCACGTCAGACAAGATTTGCCTATTTGAAATACAGCACAAGAGATTTCATTGCTCACCTGGGCCAGGGGCACTCTGACCACCATTTGCAGCATTGGGCTGAGATTTTGTCTCCATGGCCAGCATCTTTAAAGATATTTTCCACAGATAATCTTGCTGCAATATTAGATAAATTTAACTAAAAATGCATACACCATGTCTAAACGAATGTAAGTTTATACAAGCAGGAATAACAACGACAACCAAGTGGAGAACAAATTGCATCATTCAAccaatatttgatttttgtttagaaACTAATAAAGAtaaaaactaactagaaagcagGTAAAGTGAACAATGACCTTCACAAGTAAAGAGAAACAAGAGATATGGAAAATAGTGGAATGATTAATATCAAGAAACAATAGTAATTATCTACCACTAATTAATAATGGGTCAAGCAATTAGCCTTGGAATCTTAATTACCACTAACGTCTCTCGACTATTTAGCGGGTTTATCGTAGCTAGTTCTCTCGAATCAAGCTAACAAAAATTAATCACATTCCAATTTTAGGCCACACTTGGGTTCTTCCCATCTCTAGGTTGACCCCATTAGATGAGGTTTCAAGCCCCAAATCGCGTTAATTAATCTAGCCCAATCCCTAATTTCCTCTCTcgattttaataaaaaataatagggGATGTCCTAGGATTAGCTGCTCCCTTCGGAAAGCAATAGATGCACATGATTAATTACAAAAACTAAAACCCATTCATAAACTAGAAAGCATTTATTTACTACAAAAGCAATTTTTCAATCGGTTTCTTCCCGGTCACTTCtcaatcacataaacctataaaattgaAATAAACCATAAATGCACTATTTCTTAATTAAACATAACAAAAATCTATgcataaagaagagataagttggtaaaataccaacgtATCAGCgtgcaaacaacaacaacaacatacgggtcgggggaggatagagtgtacgcagaccttaaccCTACCTCGTagagtagagaggttgtttccgagagacccAAGGTTCCTTAGGTGTGCAAAGGCATTAAAAATTAGGTCTAGGTTATTTTTATGTGGTGGTTAGTTCTAAAAATTAATGTAATAAATAGATTTTATAAAACTATGTCGGTTAGTCAAAtatgaaattaattaatttaagtcCATATAACTTGACTGTATTCATTTGTGTTGACAAATAAGGGCACCGGGCCGCCCTTTTTTGTTGACAAATATAGAGTGAGCATTGAAGAGCTTGGGGAAATATAATTAATATGATACTATAATATTTACGTGTCAATACCAGAATTAACCCTGTTTTTTTGTTCTTATCATCAACTGTAATAGGTAATTTTACATAACAGATCTCATGCTTAAGATGAACTGATACATGTAATATCATGCTTTTCCattaaccctcaggggttggcctggtggtaattggcttgagccttggggtttgCTCCCcgtcaaggtctcaagttcgaaacccactgggtgcaaacaatttctgagggtcatcggactggggtaaaaccctgaattacccatggtgcacttgcgggaaactctttgccgagggcctgtgcacccccagGATTAGTcagggctcaaagagacccggacacccggtgcttaataaaaaaaaataaaaaaatatcatgCTCTTCCATTTCCCTGTTATAAGAACATTGATGAGAGCAAAAATAAGtgaatccaatttttttttttttaaatgacagCAATGTCTTAGTAAAAATGCTAAAAAAGTGATTAATGTGTTCATTTAGAAGCGTGAAATTCCACATAAACATAATGGTACGGTACAGACAACCATCGGCATTAGTAATTGAAAGATTTGTCTCGCACTTGAGAAGTTAAGCGGGGCGGTGTAGTGCAGGATGAAAACAACAAATTATATTTCGCGGCCAGGGCCGGACGGGTTGAAATCTTCGCGGGCTTATGCGGGTTTGCCCCGCAACCGCACCGCTCCTCTCCGCTTGCCATCCGTAAGACAACTTGTCTAGATGACTGGAAAGATGAATGCAAGTCTATACAAGCGggaataacaacatcaacaaagtgGAGAACAAATTGCATCATTCATGTTGAAAAGTCCCACATAGACTGAAAAAAAGATGGGCGGTTTCCTTATATGgtcttgggcaatcctcccctcgTGAATTCAAATAAATCGAAATGAGTTTAGATGACATACCTGACTTGTAGCAGCATTATATATCTTTTCTTCAAACCTTATTGCAATTTTCTTGAGTTCTTGTACGCCTTCTTGCCCAGAGACAGGAAGATGCCTCTTTAAGGTCTCCATTCTATACAACCATATCAACAAAAAATCAGCTTAAACCATTAATAAGATCCCAATCTAGATAAACACTTCTCAAATATGTTAAAAATAATTCCACATTACAACCTGCTACGAAAGGCTAAAACTTGATTTCTCTAAACAATATCAATAGTTATAATCCATCCAATTAAGCActcaagggtgtggcctagtggtcaatgaagtgggttgagaaccatgaagtctcaggttcaaattcctgcggagacaaaaatactaggtgatttcttcccatctgtccaACCACTTGTTGCTGGTTAGAGGTGGCAAGTATCCCGTGGAATTACTCGAGGTGCGCCCTAacaccacggttatcaaaaaaCAAATAATCCATCCAATTAACTCGAGCAGCAACCAATCATTTTGacatatctaaaaaaaaaaaaaaaaaaggtaaaccACAGCAAGCAAAAGTTGTAGGTTTTCCACTTGAACTAGTTCCTTACCCCCtgcctttgtggggtagagaggctgtttccgctggaccctcggctcaaaagaaaagaagaattcGAAGGCAGGGTTGCAAGAAAATAAGACGCCAAAATAATAGGATACAATCAAATGAAGCGACAGATAGTAATAATAAATACTGAAGAACGACGAAACCACTCGATTACTAAATAATACTACTCAtaaggagaaggaaagactaaaAATTGTTTTCCCTAAAGAATATCAGTAGATATAATCCAATTAACTCTAGCAGCAGCCAATCATTTCAACAtatctaaaataaataaaaaaaagtaaaCCAAAGAGTGAAAGTAGGTTTTCCACTTGAACTGATTACCTAAATTGGAAATATCTAGCGCTTAAACTTCCAACTACCCCACCCAGTAAAACTAATAGAATTCCCCCCAATTCTATTAAAAGCTGAAAAAAACAGGTCTCAAAATTGACTTATCAATACTTCTACCTAACTGATAAAACACAAAGGAACCCTAAATTCCAAAATGCAAAATCTTATAACAAATTTAAACAAGAACCGATAAAACACAAAAGAAACCCTAACCCTAACCCCTAAATTCCAAAATGCAAAATCTTCAACAAAAttataaacaattaacaaaagttaaataaaaaaattacatcTTGTGGACAATCCTTTGACGAGAATCGGGTAATAGTTGAGTTCGCCATTCACCGGAATCCATAGTTCCAGTCGGAGCCCCGGTCGGATCTCCGGTAACATCATCGGCTTGACCTTGTTGTGGGCCCCTCCAATTATTCCCAtccatttcaatttcaaatcaaaattcccaaatttaaAAGAAACAAAATTGATTTTACAAAATTTTGCAATGAGAATAAAGAATCATCATAGATTATAATGGGTCGTTTGGTGCACGGCCAAAATTATCCCGAAATTATAattcgggactaatttatcccatatcTCGGTAGATGGTATATTTcaaaataaatttatattttttattaaatATGATATAAAAATTAATGTTGGATATTCTAACTTATACCATATAGCAAACACTATTTAAGTGTATACGTATCGTCTAAGGAAAATTGACTTAAGTCGTAGTattatttaataaaataataCTTAGGTTAAAAATTGTGTGTTATGTCGGCCTTTTAAATAGTGTCTGATTAACGTCTACGTGTCTGTATCTGATGTGTCCAGCCGCCTTTTGAGTCGATATGTTTGGGCCATTTGATTATCCCAAGTCCCAACTAGTTACTACTACAATGGAAATAAGTGGTGAGGTCCTGTATAAATAAATTTTTGCATGTTTGTGACCTTCGTTTGCCAAAAAATAAGCACACGTGTTTGTCGCTCTTTGAATGTGGATTTCGACGGGTATCTACAATTTTCATTAATTGTCCTTAACGGATGAAGTCGCATGTCGTCTTGTTTAATAAGCTTGACAGCAAATAGGCAGTTTGTTTTCGCTTCAAATTATCTATATTCAATTGTTTTTGCTAATTGTACTCCTTGTTTAATGCTTCATGATTCTATGGTGAGGAATGAGGTAGGTTTCATGAATATTTCAATATCCACTTTCCTTGCTCATCTATAAAAACTCCGCTAAAAGCAGCATCCCAAGTGTGTGTCTTCACGCTGCCATTAGTATTCAATTTGTGTCTTCGCGCTGCCATCAGTATTCAATTTAAGCTTTCCTGCATAGGAGGAGACCAAGCGATTAATTTAACTTGTCTAACTACAAAAGTTTTTTGAGGAAAGGCCTCGATAAGTTCCCTAGTATAATCTCTAATATGACTGTCGGTAGACATTGTTCTCAAtcaaatttctatttttttttttaaatgggttGATTTGGACTGTTATGTAAtgtaaaattttcattttaattttgatCTGCTAGTTCACATGAAATTTCACCAGTTGAGTTTCTTATGATTCGTTACTCAAAGGTAAAATAAATCGCGATCTCTCTAACTTAACGATTTTAATTCAATGcataattgaattttatgttagcTTAATGACCCTCTATAAACTTATCAATTTGATAGCCTCATCCTCTTGGATGCTGATATAGCAAAAGATCATGAATACTATCTCTTTTAGGCACTTAaaattaggggtgggcgttcgattttttggttcggctatttcggtttcgattttttgaaggtggacaccgaacacgaAACCCAACTAGTTCGATTcagttctttcggtttcggttttttgaagttcggttcggtttggtttCGATTTTTTCTTATGATATTAGAAGCCAtttcatttacactaattcatattctcaaaagcaataaaacataaaactgataaattgaaatcaaaatcaaacaaacaggacaCATAAGAACATAAAACAATAACCATGATAtaagattactaggtgttatatacatacagtaagaataattaagaaaacacataaaggacattaatcctaaagacacatcttATTCATCTTCCTTTGTTAAGAATATTACAATTGGGTCTTTTTTgagcttaaacttaatgggcctggactatttt from Lycium barbarum isolate Lr01 chromosome 10, ASM1917538v2, whole genome shotgun sequence includes:
- the LOC132613403 gene encoding mediator of RNA polymerase II transcription subunit 15a-like isoform X7, which translates into the protein MDGNNWRGPQQGQADDVTGDPTGAPTGTMDSGEWRTQLLPDSRQRIVHKIMETLKRHLPVSGQEGVQELKKIAIRFEEKIYNAATSQQDYLWKISLKMLAMETKSQPNAANGGQSAPGPGSHSIQSQVNSQAQQLPVLANQNQTRQPLMQQNIQNNMASTGLQNSASLTPALPPVSNLTQGAMQNVRGQNPNLQTMPNVGQTSVGSAIGQGMPHNMIPNSQRQMQGRQQQVLSQQQQQQSQTTQQYLYQQQLQQMMKQKFQPGNTSQSLMQSHMQQQQQPQDQQQQQQQNLLQPTQTQSSQQAMMQPSSMQSTSLSNLQQNQQSTVQQPTQSVLHQRQQSVMRQQAPIFHQQQSSMLQQPILPAQQHQQQQQQQQQQLIAQQTNVANLQQNQLMGRQNPMPDVQQRLVSQQNNYNSLQQQQFNQQNNFQNMHQQQLGSQSNIAGVQQQQLSGSQQPGNPGLTSNQHPIHMLQQSKVPGQQQMLQGATTLLPSHGQQSQSQPAQQQMMSQSQSQPGQLQPPLGLQQQTNQLQREMQQRLQTSAPLLQHQNAMEQQKQLYQSQRAAPEASSTSLDSTAQTGNANAADWQEEVYQKIKSMKEMYLSELNDLYQKIATKVQQVVKCLSN
- the LOC132613403 gene encoding mediator of RNA polymerase II transcription subunit 15a-like isoform X2, which codes for MDGNNWRGPQQGQADDVTGDPTGAPTGTMDSGEWRTQLLPDSRQRIVHKIMETLKRHLPVSGQEGVQELKKIAIRFEEKIYNAATSQQDYLWKISLKMLAMETKSQPNAANGGQSAPGPGSHSIQSQVNSQAQQLPVLANQNQTRQPLMQQNIQNNMASTGLQNSASLTPALPPVSNLTQGAMQNVRGQNPNLQTMPNVGQTSVGSAIGQGMPHNMIPNSQRQMQGRQQQVLSQQQQQQSQTTQQYLYQQQLQQMMKQKFQPGNTSQSLMQSHMQQQQQPQDQQQQQQQNLLQPTQTQSSQQAMMQPSSMQSTSLSNLQQNQQSTVQQPTQSVLHQRQQSVMRQQAPIFHQQQSSMLQQPILPAQQHQQQQQQQQQQLIAQQTNVANLQQNQLMGRQNPMPDVQQRLVSQQNNYNSLQQQQFNQQNNFQNMHQQQLGSQSNIAGVQQQQLSGSQQPGNPGLTSNQHPIHMLQQSKVPGQQQMLQGATTLLPSHGQQSQSQPAQQQMMSQSQSQPGQLQPPLGLQQQTNQLQREMQQRLQTSAPLLQHQNAMEQQKQLYQSQRAAPEASSTSLDSTAQTGNANAADWQEEVYQKIKSMKEMYLSELNDLYQKIATKVQQDATDAWLTRNGSTGPMTTDNRTNGLDRPGGEKTGPNGASA
- the LOC132613403 gene encoding mediator of RNA polymerase II transcription subunit 15a-like isoform X6, coding for MDGNNWRGPQQGQADDVTGDPTGAPTGTMDSGEWRTQLLPDSRQRIVHKIMETLKRHLPVSGQEGVQELKKIAIRFEEKIYNAATSQQDYLWKISLKMLAMETKSQPNAANGGQSAPGPGSHSIQSQVNSQAQQLPVLANQNQTRQPLMQQNIQNNMASTGLQNSASLTPALPPVSNLTQGAMQNVRGQNPNLQTMPNVGQTSVGSAIGQGMPHNMIPNSQRQMQGRQQQVLSQQQQQQSQTTQQYLYQQQLQQMMKQKFQPGNTSQSLMQSHMQQQQQPQDQQQQQQQNLLQPTQTQSSQQAMMQPSSMQSTSLSNLQQNQQSTVQQPTQSVLHQRQQSVMRQQAPIFHQQQSSMLQQPILPAQQHQQQQQQQQQQLIAQQTNVANLQQNQLMGRQNPMPDVQQRLVSQQNNYNSLQQQQFNQQNNFQNMHQQQLGSQSNIAGVQQQQLSGSQQPGNPGLTSNQHPIHMLQQSKVPGQQQMLQGATTLLPSHGQQSQSQPAQQQMMSQSQSQPGQLQPPLGLQQQTNQLQREMQQRLQTSAPLLQHQNAMEQQKQLYQSQRAAPEASSTSLDSTAQTGNANAADWQEEVYQKIKSMKEMYLSELNDLYQKIATKVQQVQRRTTLNGLGKSY